TCTCGGCTTCTGATTTTACCCATTCTCGAGCATATTTGCTCAATCAGACAAATTCTTTTTCATACTCAGATACCGATCTGTTGCCCTGTTTcagctcaagaaattcttttctcttctgaTCAAGGAACCTCggtgatatatttcttttaaattgctcaaaaacTCCTGTGTAATCTCTTCTTTCGGAACCACCGAAGCTTTAGTATTCCACCAATGGTAAGCTGTATCTTTTAGCAATGATACTGCACATTTCAGACACTCTTCTGGTGTGCAAGATAATTCCTCCAAAACCCGAATAGTATTCTCTAACCAAAACTCAGCCCGTTCGGGATCATCATCAACTGCAGCTCTGAATTCTTCTGCCCCatattttctgattttatcAACCGGAGCTTTCCTTTTTCTGATAGATTCAGTATCTGTACCCTATGGAATCTCGGGAACCGGTGGAGGAGGGGGAGGAGGAGCTTGAGCTTGCTGCACTACTGGGTTAGTTCTTATATACTGagcaaaccattcattcatcatttgatagAAGGCCATTTTAGCCTCTTCACCTTAGTCCCTTGTCTCGGACCTTCTACTACTAGTAGCTTCAACTTCTCTATGTTCTGAAGCCGAAGCATGACTTCCGTCTTCCTCGGGTTGAGCTTGATCGGTAGACATTTACTATAAGaaaatcacatttcaaatggtcaggagatatcacactatcaatgaTAATTTAAATGGCATGCATAGCTAATCTCATATTTGCTACGTCGGCCCGAGAACCGGctaaacctggctctgatactaacaaatgtaacaccccctacccgtatccgtcgccggaataggatatgaggtattaccagattttactgaataatttttttaactcaatataacccctttataaatatctaatcctccctgcaaattttaaaccgagaccaagccaacacaaccaatccatttcaacatattttcaagatagatttattgtattcataagataatctcatcacatgccaaaaccaaaattttttagccataccaatggctaaccatacattcattccgcattaacatctactttactagcttatacatgccattgatttccaaaataagtttctttatgtaccgagatcttgacgttgatagtgtgatgcttctcccaccaaatccgacctccgagctcttaacactacaaagcAGGGAAAAGAAAGCAGgataagcactttgtgcttagtaagctcatgtaacaagaattatacttacctaatattttccatacaatgtaataaacattcatacacccattccatacattattcccctatcatgcacaaactcaacattcaaattagtccaataattgccatgtatcaataatttataccatgattgatgagctcatcaattccatgatttccatttccttgttatttttccatatttatcccgttgaactacttggaatttcgatggattttcagaggtacactttagtgtactaatctgggtccgtcaattcatattcatgtgcgcacatttccatttcagagagcacactcccgcgaacctcatccttatagcgggattaccagtccaggctaaatcccctgtaatataaactcatagagtattgtcgggattaccagtccaggctaaatcccctgcaacgacaattactctaatgagcttggatctgaattaccagtccaggctaaattcagaccctaattcggattacccgtccaggctaaatccattttccacatattcttcgggagggctatatcaggataggatcacccgtccgggctagatcctttttaccgtcaattccttttcagagatccatcgaattttcctttcattcaaccgggatttatttcctcttttcatcaagtatatcaatacttcatcaattatcatacaataaacatacaactcatattcacaacaataacaaacatttcaagcatttaagaatataattcaagttacacgaatttacctcgacacttgttcgtaaccaaaaatctactaatcctgaactttttcttttcctcgatcttgcttcgtatttgaattttccggatctaaataaataaatttaatcattaatctaatacatttcatgttcatatgtaacattctctataattccattattatttatagtgcattcaaagctgtctcactgagtcacagtcactaaattatttatatcttgagctacggaactccaaattaagatccgctaatttttcctgaaactagactcacatatcttattatcataaaattttcataatttttggtctagccaataagtacagtttattctttaaagtttcccctgtttcattgtttgacagttccgacccctcttcactaaaaattaattatctcattgtacagaattcagatgatgtttccgtttgtttttttatgaaaatagactcattaaggattctaaccatataaattataactcataataatttttgtacaatttttaataattttccaaagtcagaacaggggaacccaaattcattctgaccttgtctcacaaaatctattatatctcatgatttacaattccattgattaaaccatttcttctatgagaaactagactcaacaagatttaatttcatattttattcatcctctaattcgatctctaaaatttttggtgaattttcaaatttggactactgctgctgtccaaaactgttttagtgtatgatgttaattatcattttccctaaactttcaataaatgataatttcatccatgttcaattaacctctcaattgagctgatttttctcaattaacactttatcccatcactttaaactactttataagctttggaaatcagaattttaatACTAgtctttaattccaaactttttcacaattaggtcctataaatcaatttctattgaaattacctaataaaatcatctcataaacaaattaaagcttcaatttcatcctatttcatcataaaattccagcacatattcatagcaactttcaacttcatccataaaatcaaaaactaatgaatttagtaataggacctatttgtaaaagtcttagaaacacaaaaattacaagaaaaaggcaaggattaactcacttggtgcaaaaattatgaaaaaccagcttgaagaaatccttaggacatttttggctgatgagaatgcagaaaatatgaggagaattctagatattccactttagtcctaacttttaaagcaatttttgcaatattccaattttacccttaattcttcaattctcctgatttttcccAGCGTATGCCGCCccaaatatctccttttggggttattttcaatttatgtcccttctcatttaacaattgagctatttaatccttctagtaacttttaatttagtccttttcacttaattgactacccaaacattaaaatattctaacgaaattttaataccatattattaacacttcataaatatttataaaaatatttttgactcagtTTTACGagattgaggtctcgataccttattttacccaatttcttcactaatttcttttctaactaatcactaaatcggtaaaatttttctatctatattttcatactattttcctatcataccaatattcatgcaaaaatattaaaataaatttctctttaaatcagatttgtggttactgaaaccactattccgataaccttgaatttgggccattacacctttaaatgttttttattaaattttgttttattttgttacatggatattaaatttagtttatttctttCAGAATATCACACCAACACAAAAGAATTCTAATAGTATTAACAGATAGACCtacattttaaattcaaaaataaaagactaaattcctaaaaataaaaatatgaaaattaaattccaaatatacaGAAAGTACAAAAACCTTTGAGTAAATTGTAACCTTTAGAATATCATACTGTCACAAATAAAGGGCGAAAATCATAGTAATGTTTGTTTAAAGAAGGATGAAGAATGTTTTCCAAATTCACTTCCTTGTGAAAATGGTGTAGATGACAATTTCTTATTGGCCAAGAAATGCCTAACTATTTGAAGAGCTTGTCTTGGTTTAAAAGATGGAACTTGATGACCAGCTCCTCTAATGCTTACAAACATAAGCCCTTCATATTCAATCGTCCACCCACCAACCTGTGAATATTGGATTgcaataactttattttatatatttcttacaATGAAAgcataacatatttttaaaaaccaaacaatttcattcaatacaAATCATGGGAGAGAAGAGAAATAAAGAGAGAGGAGAAAGCATGACCTGTTTGTGGTGGGTGTACCAAGGTGtccattctttatttatttttaaccatAGTTTATTCAAGGTTAGTCTAGTTGAAGTAACTGGAATTCTCCCGTCTGTATCTCCACTGCAAATTACAATAATTTGTGCTCAATTATCATGTCCATTCCATGTTAGTATTTCATGTCCTAATTTGTGTTTAATAGGTGTTTACCTTAAAACCCATATGCGAATGCCTCCGGCTATGAGCTTTTTAAGGGTAGGAAGCAAAGAAGCTGGTGAATCCCCCCAGACTGGGACAATTTCACTATACACAAAAATGATGGACTCAAATTTATTGGGTTTTGCTAAATGCTCAAATTACAGCATAATTTTTTAGAGATTGTCTACGTAAGGGATAAACTTTTTAAACTAGCCATAGAAGGACTTAATATGTACAAAAGTACTCAAATTCACACATTTCAACCCAGTTTGTAGTAAAAAAATAAGTCATACAACAGTTGAATCCGATTTTgcttaaaagaaattaaagcaataaaatcataattagaaAGCTAATATATAGCATTCAAGAAGCCTTTATTTGAGTATTTTCGAAAAGGTTTGACTcttatttgaccattttgaaaAGATATGTTCTTATGTACTGAACAACTCTTAAAAATTTAGACCCGATAAGAGTTTTTAACCTATTTTCTCATGGTTATTCATTATGTCGGAAACAAACatcaataataatcaatataaatttaaataataccTGCATTGAGTCCATGGGTAAGATATGTTGGTAACGTTGGCATGAAGTGCTTTCTGAACATCTGGCCtatttaaataaactttagTGTAGTTTGGTGCACAAGGGTCATATCCTGCCAGTCTTTTGTGCCATCCATCCTAGAGaaaatcatattagttaatGGATTTAGATTTGAACTGGAACATTCTACTTATGTTACTAGGATTTGGATAGGAGGAGCTTAcgaatttagaaaatatttgagGTGCGACGCCTTGAATCACGGGGTGTTGTCGATTACTGCTGATGCTAGAGTTGCTAACACAAGTGGGAATGTACAAATTATACATGTCGATGATGTAGTAGACATCAAAATAGGCATTAAGGGCTTTTTTGCAATCCTGAGTTGGGTTTGGACGGCtgaaattacatttaattttgatgttattGTAAACCCTATCGGATATCACTGCATGATCCCATGCATAATCCACCATTCCTGTTTGATCCGTTTCATCGTCCATTAATGCATTCCCTACCTTCATAAAGCTTATATTAGTAAATAAGCtactattgttattatattttaatagaggAAAAGATTGACTTGTTAGATTGGAACTTTTAAGAATGTAAATTTGTACCAATTGACTTTGTAACATCCTAAACATTTCGATTAGATACGTGACAATATTCCAGTATCTCATATTGTAACTCTTtgagaaaattggaaaatttgtcaaataaaGAGATTCATATGAAAGTAAAGAGATTTTGGATATTggaattaatgaaaaaatatgttaGAAGTGAAGATGTGatgaaaggactaaatcacaaattttgaaaaatttgaggaCTAAGtgtaaatttgagaaaaaagaaCAGTGAGTTATTGTTGATAAATTGACATAAGAATAAGTTCGAATATGTGTTGGTACGATGAGAATTACATTCGGGaccaaatttgaagaaattcaaaagtacaatggttaaattgtaaaattcccAATTTTATCGAGAAAAGCGGAAAGATGTAATTTTCACCATCTACAAATccgtattaaattttatatgtgaattttgagatttggatTTGATAATTTCCTATCATTGTGAAGAATTTGTACAAAAAGTCaaataagggcaaaatagtaattttgtcataaaaggatattttggtcatttctCAATACTTTGGTGCACTTTGGTGGCTTAGCAATTTGTGCCCCTTGGTATGTTTATGAGGGATGTGATTTCGTATCTACCACTATGTGCTCCTTGATATGTTTTGGAGAAATTCTTGTGTATCCGTGTCATTTCTCTAATGTTTACTATGGGCTAATTGAACCATGactataaatttcaaaatgtacTCTAAAGTGGAATATGATACAGGATAAACAAGTTAAAAGACTATGTGTTTACAATAAGGTTAACTATGGGCAATAAAATATGAAGTTGTGATTAAAACTTATGTCTTGAAATGATCCTAATGGGGAAACAAACAAGGGAAGGTATGACTTGCAAAATGAACTGTAATAGCCCGAAATtggggctagtcggaatagtaATTTCGAGACtacaaattcgacgagaaaatttttttcattatatttttatggtctacgatctCACAAAATggtttcgtgaaaatttcgttcgaaaatttcgacgtttgggaactcaatttagtcaaaaggactaaattgtaaaaagtgaaaaagttgagttctatatgttagaggtgtccaattgttatgaaattttaaattggaggtctttatatggtaattagaccattggttaagttggtggagaaaaatgggtatggttaggcatgttttcaaagtttttcattaagggcattttggttatttagttattaaaatgaattaaaaacaaaattaaaagccaatttttgtccatcttcgacccctaggccgaaaatttcatggagaaaccatggctagggtttttcaagttccaagctcgattgtaagtctgttctatccccgtttttaatgagttttacgtttttaaaatcctcgtaacaagatttacctatttttaccattgttttgaactagggtttgtgtttaaaaatttatccatgaatgatatgcatgtattttgatgttttatggaagaatatgaatgtttggagggTGATAAaagatttgtactaagtaattttcgatgaaaaggcctaaaaggattaatttgtaaaagttataaaatatgtcacaagtgtgtgaataagtgagtattgtggactgctatagttatgaaaatggttcagctagacctaaaatgcaaggaaattgaataaaaaatattttacgagcctaggggcaaaatcataattttgtgaaactttaggggcaaaaatgtaatttttccaaagtatgatttttggactggaatgaatattgtgaaggttatataagttaaatgtattgttataaaccaagaaagacgagaaattggaattgatcgataaaaagaaaagtgagaaaaagtgaaaaattcctgAATGAAACTTTGGAATAAAAAgtgatacgaatgaagtgacagaaatgatcacatgtgtggcatggattgtgtgtaggccactatgtaaaagtgaaagtgatggtcacgtgtgtagtactatgtgcaggctactacgtgtaccgaaatgataggtcgcatgtgtagtactatgtgcaggctactatgtgtaccggatagtttcgatcacgtgtatagtactatgtgcaggctactacatgTATCGGATAATAATGGttacatgtgtagtactatgtacaGGCTACTATCTGAACcaaacatcattgattagtaaggtggttgctatgtgctgattccaccggacatcattgattaataaggtggttgctatgggCTGAATCtaccgagtatctgttattattctgaagtgttcatcgggaaattgactaagtgtaattgaataatgaatataggtgtggaattgaagtgaatatcgacttagaaatggaaaagtgaattttgaattgaattgtgattgaaagtgaaaaagtgaaattatgaaagagtacatttagcaataaaacagtttagatagcaatagttgtgtgactttgaaaaatcaccaaaaatggtggagattgaattagaggctgaataatatatgaaattgaagctgaatgagtctattttcacataaaagaaacagagaaagcaaaagagttatatattttgagatatttgaagtttagttagacagagttagaatgagtttggaatcccctattttgactttggaaaattgtcaaaaattgtaaaagaataattatgggataaagtttatatgtttagaatcctaagtgaatctattttcaagagaaacaaacggaaacaatacccaaattctgtacaatgagataattaatttttagtgaagagagatCAGAACTGTcgagtagtgaaataggggaactttaaagaataaactgtactatttggataaacaaaaaattctgaaaattttatggtaagaagatatgtgaatttagttttggggaaaatttacagatcttaatttagagttctgtagctccgggtaaaaataatttagtgactctgactcgaatagacaactttgaatatacatgtgagtgaatagtgaaattgtagttaatgttgtttaagtgtgttatacacattaaggatgtagaatggagaggaggaggaggaaaattggaagaacatatgaattatttgtgtataattggtcatatgctcgattataatcgataaacggttgaaaagaaattatgtttataattgtgcattattagttatagttaaagttcatgtgagaaaataaagtttcatagtatgtgtatgtggtatacttggtatatgatttggtatgtagcaatgtcagaaatggtttatgaattaactcatgttgataagtttgatacataaataaatgtggtgcttatccatgcttataatgcttatactatatgtttatttggctagcatgtttggtgtgtatgcttaggcttcggccaagttgtggctagattacgccacattaaatttataaaattttgcactgagatggtaaatgtctagatggaaatatgcttgtgatcataaaagggtggtaaggtttaaagtttgtaatctttattaaaatggtttatcatgtggttagtcttcaaaaagactagcttgcgactatggttgagtgtaatgtttatatcttgtgtgatatgcataggagaCGGGagtgaaaaggaaatgaaatactaggttcatgcttgaagtgtaaaatgatgcaaaaaggggacgttaagttaaacgataaatatgtattagtattgaacttaatgaaattgaattgtacgtgagttaaatggaaattgcaaatgatttgatttgaattaaatgaattattgtggtattgaaatgtatattggattgagaaattgaattgaattgtgaacatgagaatcgtgaattaaatgaaatggaaatgaagtattgaattgcatgagtatgtattgggtctcaggagccctatttgttacaaatatagtattttgaagttataacgtgaagatttataaaagcatgttaaaaatttgaagagtttaaatttgaatgaaattttataaatcggtttaacatgtttataagtgtatgtgttacggtaatgcctcgtaccctattccggcgtcgaatacgggtaaggggtgttacaatgtgacatcgccagattcgatCATAACATTTAGACCAGATTTGGGGTGTTCCATGAACTCATAGCCATAAGTGGAACTTACATGCGAATAAGTTAGAAAGTTAAGTTAAAAAGGCTGTACACTTTGGATTAGACAATACTGGTAACCTTAGTGATAATTTTGAACATGAATTCTCTGTATGAATTGTTAAAAAACCAATAATTGGTAAGCTGAGCTCCATAATTCAATAATCAGATTTGAATCCGTTAAAATGATTAGTATTGTGGAAATAAACCTTGAATAATTCTTGATAATGGgctcaaattttatattaggaTAAGATAAGTAAGTTtatccttaagtacttaatGAGCTTTTTAAGCTTACACATTAATTGTTTAAAGACATAGGTAATGGATTCATCGAAAATTAGATGTTTCGGCTTGGGAGCTTCGCATCACCCTTCACTTGAGGATTGTAATGTATCTATTTTAGTTGTTATTGTATAAGGATTTTGACATTACATAAGGACTTAATTTGAATATGgtatttgtaaaatttgagttgaaattcaagttatttttatgtttttaatcaaGCTTTATTCCATGGTTTGCTTTAAATATGTGTATGGCTTGTATCATgagttgaaatgaaatttgaaattggttTAAAATGCTTTGGAATATATGGAAATGATTTGGGCATGTTTAGACTtgattttaagtgtttttgacTGTTTTTCAACTTCAAGGGCCTAGGGTCCAATACCCTTTCCTTGGATATCAGTAGTCAAGTTGGCAAAATGTCAAAAACTATAGTATGGGCCTATGTACTGATAACTTGGCCCTTGGACAATGCCAAGCCTTCCGAAGCTGGTATTTGACCCTGGGCACCTCCAATCATCTAGAAAATGTTTCTAAATacttttaagataattttaaagccttcaaaatgtttttatatcatttttatgagtttatttaaattgtttaaagttttaaatagtatatttatatttgaacttgccagatattatataaaaatatttcagtAAAATACAAGGTgaatgtattaaaaaaaaagtataattataGAAAACAAATCTAGTGTAGTTAAATCCTTACCATGCACCCTTTTAGATTAATGTAATTAGACTCAGGAACATGCTTGTTGTTGTCGAAAATAACCTCAGCTAGTTGAGGAACATAGTGacctgaaaaattaatttaaaatccaatAATAATGTATAATTAAGAAAGTACTAATCCgattgttgtcaatgcaggaggacgtgAATTTGAGTGCGCATTATTTTCTTACTTATGGATTAGAAATGGACTATGAGTAGTTTTAGGCACTTATAAtgagaaatttatatatataccagcATAGCTTTCACCAGCAATGTAAAAGTCATGGGACTTGAATTGTGGGAACCTTTTGAACCAGTTGACAAGAAATGTGTAGGAGTCGTTGGCTAATCTTccaaagaaaacaacaaaagaatTAATGATGaggaaattataatatttatagaagatttagaaattttgttgcaataaaaataaaatcaatgatTCATTTTCACCTGTAATTTCATCACCAAGTTGATAAAGATCAATGCTTGTGTTGGTATAAGAAAACCCAACACCAACGGGAGATTCAATAAACAATAAGTTGGCGGCTGGTTGACCAAAATAAGCAATAAAATTAATAGGCTAAAATTGCTAGTaaaccaaacctttgttccatCTATGTGGGTTAAGCTTCAGGGTTTGTTCATCTTTCTGAGGGAAGAAAGGCCCCACCTCCTCTGCTTCGCCAATTCCAACGGATGAACATCCAGGGCCtgcaattttaattaatttacaaataagcatgatttaaaatttataaactacAAAGGAAATGATAAACTTGTGTGTgctaaatgaaaataaaaggtgGTTTAAATTTTGGTACAAGTTATAATAGAGTTGTTTGAATCTAACTTAAGGGCAGAGATGGATATTGCCAAATTCGTCATCATTTTATTGTATCGTGGAcgtcaaaatttgaaattcattaCTTGTTAGTGCCAGTTGCATGTAGACGTTGTGTAACTTGCCTTATGTGCTTGGTTATTTACTTAAATCGCAATTAATCAAGACTTTTATTTTGATCTACTTAACTTATATATTGAAAGAGATATGTAATCACAAGAAGATGCGGGTAAACTTTGTCAAGATTTATctcaatattttttatctttatattaagCATAATTGATTTGGTGATAGATTAAGATATGTAACACTtcgaattttgaaatgtttagttTTGGGTTGGATTCCTTGAACCAAGCCATTCTTGGAAGTCAAACCGAAAGGTTTTCGGTTTATTAAtcaatggattaaattgtaaggtTAGTAAAGTTAGTGGATCAATGTGTGATTATTAGAAAGTAGTATTTGATTAAAGAGAGGTCCTTATTTGATAAAATGCCCAATCCCCTTTAAACAAATTGCCTATTATGAAAATGGGTTATGAGGAAACGATTATTCCTCAATTTTCGTTGTATTTTCATAATCAAACCTTGGTTTCCATTTATTCAAATCAAAGTGTAAGCACGTCTTTCTCAAAGATTTTTCAgtagggataaatatcaaaattatacatgaattttgatataatttataatgttatacatcaactttaatttggtgcattTGTAtacattaaactttaattttaattcaattttcacatttcataGGAAAAgcatttcaaaattaatttattgaaatttttaaatggaTGAACCTTTAGCACAATCTATAGATTCTgaccaaaattgaataaaagatgCAAAATGGATCTTGATTTATAGTTGATCAGAAAAATCTGAGTTTGAAGAAGGGGAAGGAAAAGGAGTACTCAACCCACAACAACCCCATTACCTATGTGGTAC
The sequence above is a segment of the Gossypium raimondii isolate GPD5lz chromosome 4, ASM2569854v1, whole genome shotgun sequence genome. Coding sequences within it:
- the LOC105780475 gene encoding serine carboxypeptidase-like 34 — encoded protein: KLIKIAGPGCSSVGIGEAEEVGPFFPQKDEQTLKLNPHRWNKAANLLFIESPVGVGFSYTNTSIDLYQLGDEITANDSYTFLVNWFKRFPQFKSHDFYIAGESYAGHYVPQLAEVIFDNNKHVPESNYINLKGCMVGNALMDDETDQTGMVDYAWDHAVISDRVYNNIKIKCNFSRPNPTQDCKKALNAYFDVYYIIDMYNLYIPTCVSNSSISSNRQHPVIQGVAPQIFSKFDGWHKRLAGYDPCAPNYTKVYLNRPDVQKALHANVTNISYPWTQCSEIVPVWGDSPASLLPTLKKLIAGGIRIWVLSGDTDGRIPVTSTRLTLNKLWLKINKEWTPWYTHHKQVGGWTIEYEGLMFVSIRGAGHQVPSFKPRQALQIVRHFLANKKLSSTPFSQGSEFGKHSSSFFKQTLL